From the Manis javanica isolate MJ-LG chromosome 11, MJ_LKY, whole genome shotgun sequence genome, one window contains:
- the LOC108403478 gene encoding LOW QUALITY PROTEIN: olfactory receptor 4B1-like (The sequence of the model RefSeq protein was modified relative to this genomic sequence to represent the inferred CDS: inserted 1 base in 1 codon; deleted 1 base in 1 codon), producing the protein MAPTNNVTELIIMGLFQDSEVQRACFVVFLPVYLAMVLGNGLIILTVSGSESLHSPMYFFLSHLSLVEIAYFSTVIPKFITDLPAKTKTISLEGCVVQIFFFHFFGVTEIXLLVVMAYDHYVAICKPLHYKNIMSHQLCHVLVACSWLGGFFHSIIQILIIIQLSFCGTNVIDHYFCDLQSLFKLAYTDTSVEGIFVLVNSGLIALSSFLLLVSSYIVILVSLRKHSPEGRRKALSTCASHITVVLLFFGPAIFLYMRPPSTLTEDKLMAMFYMVLTPLLNPIIYTLRNAEVKIAIRKLWGRKENSEMERKWKVIKNAFLLMCS; encoded by the exons ATGGCACCTACAAATAATGTGACTGAGTTAATTATCATGGGTCTTTTCCAGGACTCAGAGGTGCAGAGAGCATGCTTTGTGGTTTTTCTCCCTGTGTACCTGGCCATGGTGCTGGGCAATGGCCTCATCATTCTGACGGTCAGCGGCAGTGAGAGTCTGCActcccccatgtacttcttcctcagccacCTGTCCCTGGTGGAGATAGCTTACTTCTCTACTGTCATCCCTAAATTCATCACAGACTTACCTGCCAAGACTAAAACCATCTCTCTGGAGGGCTGTGTGGTTCAGATATTCTTCTTCCACTTCTTTGGTGTGACTGAAA CTTTGCTTGTGGTGATGGCCTATGAccactatgtggccatctgcaaaccccttCATTATAAGAACATTATGAGCCACCAACTATGTCATGTACTGGTGGCTTGTTCCTGGCTTGGGGGCTTTTTTCACTCCATAATTCAGATTCTGATCATCATCCAATTGTCATTCTGTGGTACCAATGTGATTGACCACTACTTCTGCGATCTCCAGTCATTATTCAAGCTGGCCTACACTGACACCTCTGTGGAGGGTATTTTTGTCTTGGTCAATAGTGGATTAATTGctctgtcctctttcctcttATTGGTGTCCTCCTATATCGTCATCCTGGTCAGCTTGAGGAAGCATTCTCCAGAGGGGAGGcgcaaagccctctccacctgtgcCTCTCACATCACGGTGGTCCTCTTGTTCTTTGGACCTGCCATCTTCCTCTACATGCGGCCACCCTCCACCCTT ACTGAGGACAAGCTGATGGCCATGTTCTACATGGTCCTCACCCCCTTGCTGAACCCCATCATATACACACTTAGAAATGCAGAGGTGAAAATAGCCATAAGGAAGTTATGGGGCAGAAAGGAAAACTCAGAGATGGAGCGAAAATGGAAAGTGATAAAAAATGCATTTCTGCTTATGTGTTCTTGA